Part of the Gammaproteobacteria bacterium genome is shown below.
CCGAAGCTGCTGCTGCGCCGGTTACCGAGGAGGCTCCGGCGGAAGCCACGCCGGCCGACATCCTGCAGGGCGATGCCGGTGGCGAGCTGGCTGCCGAAACGGCCAGTGGGGCTGCAGCTGTCGTGGCAGCCGGTTCGGAAGACGAGGCTGTTGACGACGCACTGCCTGAGACGGCTGACGATACATCCATGGAACAGGGCGGCGATGCCGTCAGTATCCCGCCGCTGGAAGACGATCAGGCGTCGCTGGCCGACCAGGCTGCCGAGGAGGCTTCCGCGGCCGAAGTTGCCAGTTACGTGGCTTCCGAGCGTGGTGGTGACCTGGGAGGCGAGTACGGGCCGATCCAGCGTAACGAAACCCTTTGGGGCATTGCCCAGCGCCTGCGGCCGGATTCAAGCATCACCATGAACCAGATGATGCTGGCGATCTTCCGGGCCAATCCGGAAGCTTTCGAAGGCAATATCAATCGCCTGAAAGCCGGCTACGTGCTGCGCATTCCCGAATATGACGAAATCACTTCCTGGAGCGCGCGCGAGGCCTTCCTGGAAGCCAAGCAGCAGAACGAGGAATGGCAGTTCGGTGCGACCGGCGGTGATTCCATGTATGCCGCGGAAGACAGCGGCGATGACTACGCGGCTGAAGAAGAGCCGTCGCTGAGCCTGGTCGCCCCGGATGAGTCCTCCGAGGATGCCGGTTTTGGTGACGAGGATTCGGCCTACGAAGATGAATACCAGGACAGCTACGCCGATACCTCATCTGGCATGGCTGACGACAGCAGTGCTGCGCTGGCTGCCGGCGATGATGCCGACAGTGGTGCCGTTGACCTCGGTGTCGAAGAGTCCGGCGAAGAACGCCTGGCGACGGTCGAGTCAGAGACGTTCCAGGCCATGCAGGACAGCGATGCCCAGGGTGCCGCGATCGA
Proteins encoded:
- a CDS encoding FimV/HubP family polar landmark protein, producing MRRNLATLLALVLAFASASVLALGLGEIRLNSYLNQRLDAEIELISATADELNTLEVGLADWETFERQGIPRLPELSDLKFRVVRRPNGTAYVHITSSKPVKEPFLTLLIEADWSRGRLLREYTLLLDPPTFQADRAAAQAAAEAAAAPVTEEAPAEATPADILQGDAGGELAAETASGAAAVVAAGSEDEAVDDALPETADDTSMEQGGDAVSIPPLEDDQASLADQAAEEASAAEVASYVASERGGDLGGEYGPIQRNETLWGIAQRLRPDSSITMNQMMLAIFRANPEAFEGNINRLKAGYVLRIPEYDEITSWSAREAFLEAKQQNEEWQFGATGGDSMYAAEDSGDDYAAEEEPSLSLVAPDESSEDAGFGDEDSAYEDEYQDSYADTSSGMADDSSAALAAGDDADSGAVDLGVEESGEERLATVESETFQAMQDSDAQGAAI